The sequence below is a genomic window from Trichosurus vulpecula isolate mTriVul1 chromosome 5, mTriVul1.pri, whole genome shotgun sequence.
actccaggtcaggcactctaCTGAGCTACCTACCTGCCTTTGCTGACTCATAAAGGTGTACAAGTTGATGAGAACTTCTAAGCTATGGTTTTTAGTGAGTTTGGACCCGCAGAGAATGTGAAGCTGAGGGTAGCCTAGTCTACCCTCTTTGAGTTAAGGGAGTGTCCCTAGGTGCTATATAAAGCAAAGGACCTAATATTAGCACTATCCACAAGTGGAATGGGCTGATTTAGGTGACAGTGGATTCTCCTTAACTGGAGGCCTTCAAGTTGGAGGACCAGTTTATGTTATATAGAGGTTCCCTCAAGTGTGTatgggactagatgatctctgaggtgtcTTACAACTCTGAGATGCCACAATTCTGTAAGAACACACATCATGAGACCCAGATGAACTACAATACAGGATATGAAGACTTGTAAATAGGAAAATGTCTAGAGAATAGAAGAGTTCTTTGGGACTAAAGATGGGAAACTGTTACTGGGTTTTCAAAAGGGGAAAGACAGTAGATTTTTCAAACtataagggaaggggaagggaacaagcatttattaaatttctactgtgtgccaggcactgtgctaagtgtttttataaatattatctcatttgatcctcttattgtccccattttgctgttgagtaaactgagacagagttaaagtgccttgcccaggatcacacagctagtaaatgtctgagatcagatttgaatttgggtcttcctgactctaggcccagcattttatAAGCCAGCAAGCTTAACCTTGATTCCTTacaaaattctaaaatgtattttataaggACAGATAGCAAACATATAGAAATGGAAGTGTTAACAAAAACCCAGTAAGTCATGTCAAACtaacttcatttctctctctctctctctctctctctctctctctctctctctctctctctctctctctctctctccttaaacaGGATTACTAaatgggaagatcaggaaaattCCATAGGCACAGTATACTTGGATTTCACCATGGCATTTGATGAAGTCTTTCATGGTATCTTTGTGGATAGGATGGAAAGGTGTGAGCTAAATTATCGTATATTCTGGTGGATTTGGAATTGGTTCAGTGACTGGACTCAAAGAATGGTAATTAATGGATTCATGTCAACTTCTTTAAAGGACTCTAGTGGAATTCCATCGAACCCTGTAATTGGCCCTTTTCCATTCAATAGAGCATTTCCGTTACACAGCAGATCACATGCACATACAAAAAggcatatgaaactgtgaatcactatttcataccacttgctttttttttaagtgccagACTTCTCTTATtatctgtgaatttttaaaaattcagcagTGGTCCTTTTTGGCATCACTATTACCAACAACCCCCTTCCCCAATCACCCTTCCCAATTAAGAAGcctagaaaaggaataaaaaaaacccttgtaacaaataagtagagTCAAGTAAAATGTATCCAcacagtggccatgtccaaaaatatatgtctctttcTTCACCTTGAGTCCAACACATCTCACTCAAGAAGTGAGCAAGATGCCATCATAGGCCTTCTGGAGAAACAATTGATCATTAAACTGAGTGGAGTTCTCAAGTCTtgcaaagatatttttttctttacaatgttgttgtctttgtataaatggttctcctggttctgctcattctgaAATCAACTCTTTCAGCATTATtcatggtgcaataatattccattacattcccatACCATCAGTTGTTCAGCTATCCCACAATTGCTAGGCATCCCCTATAAtggtatttcttttcctttcttctttccttttaatccccCCTTCAAGATCAGGAAGTATGTTTGGTTTTGACCCTTCCCTACCCTGTATTATCCTCTCTTAATGACCAATACCACCTCTTCATCTTGATTTGTTTCCTATTGAGTTTGCTGTATTGCTACACTAAATTATCTATGTGTTTGTTCAACCCTCCTTTGCCTATTTTAGATAAAAATAAGGTTCATCAGAGGGCATCTCCCCGACCATACTCCTATATTCATATACTCTTCTCCTCATGAAcagttatgagaaatagcaagttccaacTCCTTCCTTTCTACAATagcaaattctttaaaaatttttctttttactttttttccagatcaacaaggatttaattttttaattcaattttattttatattcaggctctaattctttccctctattcctctcttactgagaaaacaagaaaaaatatgtataatgAAACAAAGCAAATTCTTGCATGGACCatatccaaaaaaacccaaaaacttgagcttcaatctacactctgagtccatcacttctctatctgGAGATGGGTAACatatttcatcttgagtcctctggacttgtggttggtcattgtgtttatcagagttcctaagtctttcacaattgtctttacaatattgtttttattctgtaaatcgttctcctggttctgctcacttcactttgcatcagttcatacaagtctttctgtgTTATTTTAAAACCAttccctccatcatttcttacagtacagtaatattccaacaccttcatataccataacttgttcagtcattccccaattgaagggttTCCAATTATTTGGCACTagaagaaaaagagctgctatacttttttttacatataggtccttgacctctttctttgatcactctgaggtatagacctagtagtgacatgctgagtcaaaggatatgcacagttttatagccctttgggctcaATTAACAGCTAATTAATAGCTTTGGgaacataattccaaactgcttttcagaatggttggactagtttatagttctaccaacagtgcattaataaaCTTACTTTCCTACATCCCCTTtagcacttgtcattttcctttttttgctaaCTTACCCAATCTTGTGGAGATGAGGTGATAACCCcagaaattgttttaatttgcattttttaaattatcagcagtttagagcatttttttcatatagctgttaatagcttgaatttcttcccctgaaaactgtctgttcatatcccttgattaTTTATCAGTTGCAAAATGTAGATCCCTTTTAATGTCttgtctctttcccctcttaaacTCTGAACAGAACCAATTCATCCCCTGGtcctctgtttttcctttttgattcCCTTAATTACTTTTAAATTCATTAGACTCTGAAgagacacttgtttcttctctccttttagtCTTACATCATCATCCagcccagggtggggaacctgcagcctcgaggccacacgtggccctctaggtcctcaagtgtggccctttgactgaatccaaacttcatagaacaaatccccttaataaaaagatttgttctataaaacttggactcagtcaaaaggccacactcaaggacctagaaggtcacatgtggcctccagactgcaaattccccacccctgatccagCCCCTTCCAATTTCCCATATAAATATATCTTTCTAGGTTTATGCTGATCCCCAGAACTTCCAAGGCCCCCCACCATGGATTTACAATGACCATGGGACTTGGGTGGGAGGAGTTcccttgctgactccaggtcaagaGCCCTTCAATCTACATGTGACTTTGGCCAGTCTCTAGACATATTGGGAAGCTACACACTTCTTTGCTTTTATGAGTACTAGCTTTACTGATAACCACCTTTCCTAATATCTGTGGGCTTCTGGCTAAATTTTTGTTTTGCCCCTAGAATGGAAGAAATAATTTACTGttgtttctcattggatttcttgatcattatttagcGTGAATTTCAGATTTTTGAGTATGTATGTGGGAGCCTTGTGGTCTGCCTCTATCAAGGCAGCCATCCTGGCAGGAagtcttttattatctccattttatagatgaagaaactgagattcagagacgTTAAGTCACTCGCACATGGTCACATAACTGGTAAACaatagaggcaagatttgagtcCAGGCCCAACTCTATCCATCTTCCAGACTGCCTCTCAGGATGTCCCAGAAAGTTTGATCAATAATTAAGGAATGTGTAGCCTAGAAATGAAACTATTTAGAGGAAGgatattaaacatatattaaacatctgaagggctgtcatttggATTAGGTACCACAATGGTTTTCCTTGAACCCAGAGAACTGGGGCTAGCAGGAATTGACTGAAGAAGAGAGGCAGGTTTGGGCTTGATGAAAATCTTCTTAATAGGTTTGTTAAGAAATGAGACAGATTGCCTTGGTAGTGTCATCattgctggaggtcttcaagcagacaaTAAATGATCACCTGTCAGGTTACTGTCAAGAGCAGACCTGTTCATTTTttaattggactagatggtttctataATCCCTTTTACCTCTTAGACTCTAGAGTTTTATGATAAGTGACCCAATCCTTCTCTgtgagaaaacacacacacatccacacccCATACTATATTTTATGCTTTACACAGTATAGtattatttttcccttcaaaATAATGCCATTAGTCAGTATGCATGGTATTGGTCTCTATTTACTCATGgacttcagtggacttttgggtCCACTGAAAAATGTATCAAGACCTGATCCTGACATTGAAGGCCTTTGATAATTTggccccaatctaccctccaattcaattcaagaaacatttattgaatggcctactatatacaaggcatTGATGGGCACTGGAGGATACAAAAACACTAGCTAGTCcttccctcaagcagcttacattttaTTTGCATTCTAGCATTCCaactttattttatctattttctttcacatactCAATATAGCAGCCAGACTGTGAGCATCTCATATCTAGAATACTCCAACCATTAAGGACATCATGCTTTTTGCTTGCCAGATGCTCTGGTTGCTCTTGCATTTTCCCAAAGTGACATTTGCATAATTCCATCTGCCTGACTTTTCTCTTTTTGCCACTGCAATGCTTCCATGTTAGGACATTCAAGAATGTTACACATACTTACTCAGAATTCCTGcattttctgaaatcatgaaaATACCCTCACTACATAGccagtttatttttgtttttattttttgctctctGACCCCAAAATTTCaatgaaaaggaaacaagaagAAATTCCAAAGAGTAGAGCTACTGGCATCTCTTAGGAACCTTTTCCTCTGTCACTAGTCAAGGTATCACCCTCATGATATCATTgctcttcttcaagaatgaaggatgaatgacAGCTTCAGGCAGGGAAAGTGGCCTACATGTGAGGGAACACGTGTTCAGGACAGCTAAGAAAGCTCTTAAGGCACTGAGTATTGGAGACCAGAGAAGGTTCTTAATGTTCACTCTCAAGCGGAAGAAGTTTCTCCAATATACTTGTCATTTTCAGCCCAAAGTCAGCCTAGCAAGCAACCAACATAAAGTGTTGTTACTCATGGTGTTATGGCAGCCAACCGAACTATTTTATTACTGTAGATTGCTATCATTAGTAGTCAAGACATATGTCTCTATTTTAACAAcagccttctttcttctcttattcagAGTTGAGGGAGAAAGAATGGACATGGGTCTTGGTCATGCAGCGGATGTCAGCAAACTTCCTCTGGTTATCCCAACAGTCCTGGTGCCACTTCAGAACGATAGCCACCCTAAGACGTCTATGCCTCTGATAGGTCGTGATATGACAGAATTACACAAGGAACACAAACTGGAAAGAAACGACACCAATTTAGCATATGAACCGATGCCGGGAGAGATCGCCACAGTCAGCGTGATTTTTGGGATTCTGTGGTTGTTTTCTGTCTTTGGAAATGCCCTGGTTTGCTTGGTCATCCATAGGAGCAGGAGGACTCAGTCCACTACCAACTACTTCGTGGTTTCATTAGCATGTGCTGACCTCCTCATCAGTGTGGCCAGTGCTCCTTTTGTCCTACTGCAGTTTACATCTGGTAGGTGGACCCTGGGCAATGTCATGTGTAAACTAGTAAGATACTCTCAACACCTTACACCAGGGGTGCAAATCTATGTGCTCCTTTCCATCTGTATAGACAGGTTCTATACCATAGTCTACCCTCTGAGCTTCAAGGTATCCAGAGAAAAAGCCAAGAAAATGATTGCAGCATCTTGGATCTTTAACGCAGCCTTTATGTCCCCTGCATTCTTTTTCTATGGCTCCAGTTGGGATCATCATTGTAATTTTTTCCTCCCATATTCTTGGGATGGGACCATCTACAGTATTATTCACTTTCTGGTCGGTTTTGTGATTCCAtccttcttcatcatcattttctACCAAAAGGTCATCAAATATATTTGGAGGATAGGCATTGACAGTCGAACAGTGAAGAGGACAATGAACATTGTTCCAAGGACAAAAGTGAAAACTATCAAAATGTTCCTGATGTTGAATCTAATATTTTtgctctcctggcttccttttcaTGTGGTCCAGCTGTGGCATCCCCATGAAAGAGACTATAGGAAAAGTTCCTTGGTTTTCACAGTAATCACTTGGATATCATTCAGCTCTTCAGCCTCCAAGCCTACCTTATATTCCATTTATAATGTCAACttcaggagaggaatgaaggagacTTTTTGTATGTCCTCAATGAAATGCTACCGAAGCAATGCCTACACTATTACAACCAGTTCAAGAGTGGCCAAAAAAAATTACGTTGGCATTTCAGATATCCCTGTCACAACCAAAACTGTAACCAAAGACTCAATATATGATTCGTTTGACAGGGAAGCCAAGGGGAAAAAGCTTGCTTGGCCCATTAATTCAAATCCACCAAATACTTTTGTCTAATTCCTCTCCATTCTTTTGATAACTATTATGCACCAAATAGACTAAAAAGCTTTACAACTTCGGGAATGGATGGATATTTACTTTTTTGCATACACATTTTagggggaaatgttttattttgttaagatGCATTGATTTAACTGTCATATagtattttttaataattctAGTTACTTCCTAGTTTTTGAGGTTCATTTACCTTGGAATTTATGTTGACTGCATTTTATGGATAGGAAGTAGGTTGTATTGGACATAGTCCattaacagtttaaaaaaaaacccataaagcTAGCCAAGGCCGTATGGTACACATAAAGATACTTTTTATAAGTGCTACTTTTCTTTTCTATAGAAGTGTTTGGCAACTCTAGGGCTTCCATCACATGGTTTAGTTTTCGCTTTTCATAGGTTTGACTTCTATGAGATAACCCCAGGTTAATGTTGTTTACTTGCCTTATGAAACCAGCATTCTTCCAGATACTCCCATTTGGATCCACAATGGGAATCATGGATGACTTTGCAGGACAGCATGTGCCCTTATTCAGTGATCAGTTTTGACTCTAGATTCTGATCTACTCCTtactttctgattctttcttatcTAAGGCAAAGTGAAGCCCTAACAGCTTTAGCAATCAGTAATTTCTTCCCATTTGTTTCTAATCTAGGTTGCATTTGcagctttcatttcctttttctgatttAAATGTTATTGACGCAAATTAGCAGGTGCATGTGCTGTGCCCAGAAAATGCCAAGGTGGGAGTGGCAGATGACTTTTCCCTTTATTTGGTGGTTCATAATGAGACTGTGTGCTTCCCTTATCCCCACCCCTCCTCACCATCCCAACAATGATATGAGACCTTTCTTCCCAAGTCCCCAAGGCCCCAGAACAGAAAGCATCTTCCCAGCCAAGCTCATTTCCATCTCCTCACTTCTCAGGTCACACTGCCATACATTCTTCAGACCTAGGCTATCCTGTGACTTTTACAAGCCTGTATTCTTGAGCCTCTATCTCTGGTGtccatctttcttctctccccatccacCCAACTTGTTTTCAGTTAAAAAATAGAGGGCTCATAATAAATCCTTGCATGTTTATCAAATATCCCCACTTTTCGACTGTGGCCTTGGTTTGCTGCTTTCACCTTAGCTTCAATTGTAATTGAGTAATGGGTGTGGTGCCAGCAGGTACTAAATAAGACCCACAGGCCATCAGCAAACCACAGTCTCCAATATCATGGGGCTTTATGGTAGAGTTGCTTCTTGGTCTTTgctcagcacacacacacacacacacacacacacacacacacacacacacacacacacaacttcccAAAGAAAACACAGTATGCCTCTTTTTGCCTGTTTTTCTTATTGCCTATTAGTAGGCAATTGGGTTAGTGAGTGAACACTTTTCATCTTCACCTCTAGAAAGCTGCTGCCCCAATATCTCTGAAATCCCCTCACCTTAAAGATAGTGTGGAACAGGAGAGTAGagatgaagggaaagaaggggttTGTAATGGCAGCAACAACATTTTTTTCTGGCACTTTTTGCCCAGCAGAACTGACCTTAGAAGAGCAATCACTTGCCTCCATTAACAAGTTCCAAAGCTGACAAAGACATTCTATGTGCCCATTCACTTTTTTGCTCCCAAACTCTTCTGGGTTTCTGTGGTCTCTTATTTCAGACTCTTCTCAAACTATTGCCTCTCAGTCATAAAGCTGAATAAACAGGCAGTGCAGCACATTTGGATGAAAATTTGGACAAATTCccaaaacttcaaagaacaacATTCAATCTCCTATTTGCCTAGCAACagccaagaattaaaaacatgaGCAGCTGGGAGGTGGGTGTTTTTTATTCATCTTCATTAGGTAGCTAAGAAAACTGCAGCCTGATCCCCAAGATCTCACATACACTTGACCTGTCACTGCCATGCATGCTATCATCCTGTACTTCTCCACCATTTCATATTTAGACTCCTGGAAAGAGTTATCCGTATTATTGTTTCCATTCCCACACCTACCCACATCTCGGCCCAGAGTCTCAGTACCTTCTGTTAAATCAAATGGCCCTTTCTCAGTCATCATCTTATCTGACCTCTCAGCAGGGCTGTCAGATCCCCGCTTCCCCAGGatattcctcttttcctctgGAGTACTGCCTTctctggttctcctcccaccagttctgaccactccttcttagtATCTTTGGAtagatcatcatccatatcccactctctgtcctctcttttatATGTCTCCTGGAGCTCTTCTAAGCAAACATGATTTTTATTATCTCCTGTGTGCAGAAGATTCAAATCTGTATTTCCAGCCCAAATTTCCCACCTGAACTCTAGTCCCACTTGCTAACTGTTAGACATCTCCACTTGGATGTCCCATCAGCATCTCATCTTAtagcatgtccaaaatagaactcctCCCCTTAACCCGACCTCCCTCCACTTTCCTATGTCTTtagaggataccaccatccttccaggcacacaggttcacaacctcagagtcTTCCCTGACCCCTCCTTAACTCCCTACATCTAATCAGTTGGCCAAGTCTTTTTCCTCTATCTGTATAACATTTCTTGCATCTATGCCCTCCCTTCCATTAAGAAGACCACTATTCAAGGCTGTCATCACCTCTAACAGACTATTGCCATATTGCCATAGCTTCTGAATTGGTCTTCTTCTTTACAATCTACTGTCCATAcaactgccaaattgatattccaaGACATGCGTTTGACCATGGCATTCCTTTGCTAAAGAACTTCCATAACTTTGGCATCCAAGACAGAAATTCCTATGTCTGTCATCTGAAGTCATCCATAATCTGACTCCCCTTTTCTAGACTGATTTCATAGTACTCCCCTTTGTGCATGCTACATTCCAGATCTCTGACCTtcgtgcctttgcacaggcttgttccccttgcctggaatgtactatttcctcccctccacctagtagaatccctagctcccttcaaggctcagctcagattgagCTCTTGTGTTGACACTtaaccttctcttcttctctccttcctaccatGTTAGTGAGCTCTCCCTTCTCAATTCTCCTTGCACTAaatttatctgtttatatgttgagttccccagtagaatgtaagctccttgagggcaggaactgtttcatttttatttttgtatctccagtgcctatcaAAGTGccatgcacacagtaggcatttaataaatgtttgttgaattgaattcaattgactATGTAGAGTGATAAAGAGTCTACAAAGGGGATGACCTGTATTATATTGGGATAGAGCAACAAGAAGTCATTTGGAAATAACATTCTTGCCCAGCACACAGATGCCCACAGATTGCCTTACACATCATTTatgtttttgttcctttcttcaattatgtgtaaaatgagaaatttgggcCACAACATTTCTTAAGTTCTTTCCCCTTCTAACATGCTATTGTTTCTattttccaccccacccccccatataAGGAGAAAGTCACACACCAATTGAAATGGtctttgatttttccctttcccaggtATCATGCAGTGGGGACATGAGCTATTTCCAGCTGCAAAACAGCCTCAGTTCCATTACAGGTGTATGTTTTCTTATGTATCCACTGCTTTACTCAGGTTGGCAAGAAGGGAAAAATGATGCCCTGTCCCAAAATCCTTCCTAAGAAAGAACAGCTCTATATGGGGGTCATTCTACAAAGGCATAACCAGTGGCCACATATATTTTACAATCATTCAGCTGATTACCCTGCTGTACTTTAGCAATGCTCAGCTCTTCTGTAGGAAGCAACATAGCTAAGAAATTATTCACCACTTTGACTTGATCTAAAGAAGAGACATAGACAATTCGAACTGGAAGGATCAgttccctcatttaacagatggggaaacagagtcagagagatgAAGGAATTTGCACAAGACAAAGTTGAGACTAGAACTTAGGGGTACAGGCTGCTATGCCcttgcaatctggaaaatccacataaaattttttggccctccattccagaaaagaagtctgaattttttttcttttatgggtgtttatagtaccttattgtaaaatttgcgTTAAGTATAGTATTTTacgcatttctgagtttctaaactttttctgtgtcatctgctggccttcatgtgcgTGTTTTCTGtggtttccacaaaactcccccaaaattcccatttacagtaatttcttatgctgaaccatgatatattgaaaccaaaatgtggaaagtcacaatgtggaagggataactgtactttaCACTAGACTGTGGAGGTTTTTACTCATATCCTGCCTTATAGATGTGtcctttttttacttattttactgGTTTCTCTTAAAAATCATtcaactatgtgaccatgggcaagtctcacTTTGCCcttctatgcctcaatttcttcatcatgAAAGAGacataataatggcatctacctctcAATGAGTTTGTAAGGATTAgatgaaagaatatttgtaaagcacttagcaaattttaaagtgctgtgtaaatactATTAACTTTGATAATTTACTTAATTTATTCTGTTTTATTAGAAAACTAACAGTATTAGGGATTAGGTACTTTAGTTCAGACCACACAAGACTGATCAAAATTCAAACAGCCTTTTTCTATTGGTTTTGCAGAATCACCAGTTGTGCCTAGAAAGTAGGTATGATCCAGCTATGCATAATACTTGGCACATCAGTGGTGTCCAGGAAGTACCAGATTTATCAACAACAAAGCAGTGAGAACTACTTAAAAAACTTCTGTGTATTAAGAATTCACTGCAAATATAATTAGTGAATCAATgtgctagaaaaataaaatatctccaCTTTGAGGGAAATTCCAAAACAATTTCCTCCGCAGACTGGAAGTGACTACTCAAAATATTGTGGTAAACCAATATCTTAccagagccaaaaaaaaattcctattggGGCTGCCAAATGTACAATGCCACCATGAACTCTTACCTGTGCCTCTGCTACTCTTTCACATTTCTAGCCTCCCATTCAGAGGTGAGACTAGGGACAGGAAAATGGGCAACTACCCAGAGTGAATACAATCATGTACAACAAGGAACACTTTTTAATATTATGTTTTATAGATGCTGTAATGATTGGAAATTATTCCCTATGTGGGATGCAACTACTTATTTTGTGGTTAATTGAGTCAAATGCGTATCTGCGACCCAGAAGCAAAACTTTGGGGTTTACAGGAACCACATTCATGGGGAGGAAGGGTCTGTTCCCCTGAGAATAATAGAAATTGACTCATGTCTAGTCCTACACATTCAAAGGAAAGGTCCTTCATCTCCCAAGCCAACATAGAGGCCAACAAATGAATCCCAAGAGGCTTAGCCAAGGAGTTCCTCattgttctgcttttctttggATCACTTGGTTCCCTCTCGTCTTGGCTCCTAAGGTTCCCTAGAAGGGCATGCACGAGCTTCCCTCAAGGGACCAAACTCCGCCTTCCAAGTAAAGCCTCTTTTCTCTCAACGTCTCTCTCAGCTTCCTTCATCTATCTCTGTTCTCTGTCTTAAAATTCATGCCCAGGTTTATCATGGGGCCATGAAGCTATGTTTCATCCTTGATATGGTATCAATGGGCCAAAAAGCGTTGGAAGGTAAGGCAAGTTTTGACTTTGTCAAGGAGCCATCGTTGGTGCCAGAACAAAGGCCCTGTTAATCTTTTTAACACAGGATTAACCTTGATAACTGGTTAAGGAGATCCAAAGGAGATTTAAGGAACCCTTACCCATCTACTCCTAGTAATAGCTAAAGTCCCAAAGTCTCTAATGAATAGTAATACATAGAAGTATGAGTTTCAGACCTTGCCTGGAATATTCAAATGCCTTGTTCTGACTTTTATCCCACCCcacctttatttttctctctttaacactttctgttgttcagttgttttcagtcgtgtctgactctttgaatccatttggggatttcttagcaaaaatactagactgttttgccatttccttctctagtttattttacagatgaggaaactaaggcaaacagggttaggtgacttgcccaaggtcagacagctagtaagtatctgagatcagatttgaactccaggccctgcactctatccaatgat
It includes:
- the GPR19 gene encoding probable G-protein coupled receptor 19; this encodes MDMGLGHAADVSKLPLVIPTVLVPLQNDSHPKTSMPLIGRDMTELHKEHKLERNDTNLAYEPMPGEIATVSVIFGILWLFSVFGNALVCLVIHRSRRTQSTTNYFVVSLACADLLISVASAPFVLLQFTSGRWTLGNVMCKLVRYSQHLTPGVQIYVLLSICIDRFYTIVYPLSFKVSREKAKKMIAASWIFNAAFMSPAFFFYGSSWDHHCNFFLPYSWDGTIYSIIHFLVGFVIPSFFIIIFYQKVIKYIWRIGIDSRTVKRTMNIVPRTKVKTIKMFLMLNLIFLLSWLPFHVVQLWHPHERDYRKSSLVFTVITWISFSSSASKPTLYSIYNVNFRRGMKETFCMSSMKCYRSNAYTITTSSRVAKKNYVGISDIPVTTKTVTKDSIYDSFDREAKGKKLAWPINSNPPNTFV